The sequence ggacatttcaataaaaattaatatggatACTATGGATATgtctaattagattaattcttttatagaaaatatataataaatgattagtgtaaaattatttcacattaaaaagtttaaaaaaaaaattcaggaTATAGtagtaaaataagaaatataacatttcacaaaaataatataacaaacacgacataaaattaaaagaaatgaagaatagacattaaaaattatgatcaattttattaaattagaatttcttatcaaaaattcaaaaaaacttcattaattttatttaatattggatctttttctatatattatattttactgttGTATCAATTTGTTCTAATACAAAATcattaaacataataattattaagtatgaaatacaaaaattgaattttaaggAACAAATCTTTTACTTAATGTTATTCATCAAGTTTAGAAGTGAATTACAAGtaacaaattaaatgatttcTTCATCcattaaaacaattattatcaatatttttaaaatacttatatacTAATGAttcaataatagaaatataaataaaaatatgaatttaaaatctttagtAACTGATCAATTCTATATTcacatctaaaaaatatatttttacaaatgaaTTGCACTTGATACTTCCTAGTCTTTTAAAACATAACAGATATTCTCTTTGCCTAGAGATTCAAAGATGGCAAAATCAGACCAtgagattttcttttccatgtCCTGAAGCAATTTTCATCATCTTATTTAACAATTCAATTGTACGGAATAATGGAAAAACAATCATTGGAATATAACAAAAACCATAACAAAATTGGAGTTCGCACAGAAGCAGACCACTTGCAAACATCAGGTTGCAAAATCTTACATAATCCATGTGAAAGCTCCAAACATTTTTTCTTGGCATAAAAGACAGCtctattttttgctttttgttaATGTTCGACAGGAGAAATTACCAGTTGCAACATAGATAAATGCGGGCGCATGTTGGGGGTTGCGTATCCACCCTCCCAAAGTACTTGTCATTGCACCCTGAGATTGCCCCTTCTGCTCCCACGTAGACGCAATGGAATGAAACTTCCCCTTCTGTGTTCACATCGTCTCGTATACTTCCATTTACATTTATCATGAACTAAATAGCACCACCAGCACAATACCATAAGTTCCTTTGTCATATACCATGGCCTCAAGCACGTGCTTTGCCAGTAAGAGGACTCTCTTGCTTACCTGCAATAGAGTTTGTCAAAGATGAATGAACATATTGTCAGGTCATTACTTCTGGTTAACAACAATTCTGATGCACATTTGTATGTAGTTTTCAGTATTTGTGCTCCTTGTGGACGGGGCAAGTTCAAAAGCTGATACTAGACATACAATGAATGTTCACCTGGTTGAGACAGCCCCTATCCATGTGCTATATCTACTGTGATCCTTCACACTgccaaagaaaaagaatgagaCGAGAACCACAATTACAAAATGGAATGTAACAACTACACTGCATAAATGAGGATTTTAAAGAGTTGGACGGAACTATTTGCTTGAAAAGCATCATCATTCCCATAGTGAAAAAATGATGTTGGTTAGGAGCAGAAATGGAAGCACATCTACAGCTAGACAGGCCCTAAGAATTCCACAAGGGAATAAGAAGTTAGGTAATACAACTACGTTACAGTGTGCTACAGCGCTACACTAAGTTGCCATGGTACaagattttcataaaatacatCACGATCTTTAGTTCATGCTATGTCAtgtgaatatattattgaacAAAGAGCAAATTCAAAGAAAGGTTAATATGCACAGCAGCttcatttgatttaaaatactaTCAGAAAAGTAACCTATCAAGATAAGGATGCAACTTTTTTCTGTGTTCCCTGATGATTTTCTTGTCAAACATCCAATAGCACTTCGCAAAGGTGAATAACTTCCTTTCGATAGATTAATTGCTTTCCTCTCTATCTCCAGCAGTTAGTGCATCTTACGCATGTTTTGTAAATGGTGTTCGGTGGGACCAGATGGCAGTAACTTCTTATAGGAAAATGCCATCCAGTCCGAGTAGTTCTATAGTATGTACTACCTATGTTTGGGAGTACTAAAAATACTTGCAAACTCGTcacaaaatttgttgaatcatGATTGGGgttaaaaatgttatttctcATCTATTTGTTCATAATGGTATACCCCCAAAATGAGATGCACATAAGAATTCTGATTGTAAGTATTCCAGAAGGCAGATGTCCTCGTAAGACATGTCATAGGCAAGCATAGAACTCAATATAGGTGGAAGAGCAAGTACAGAAAGACCCTTCTTCATCTAAGAAAGGAAGAGCCATGGACGAACATGAGATACATGAAACATGCTCTAAGATGGGTTATTCAAATTTACAATCATGGGACAACCCACAGCACTAGATAAACACTTTGAACCAAAATATGCAATGCTGCAAAGCAAGAACACACAATAAAGCATATTTTACCCACTTACAAGTATATATCGTCTGAATTGAGTTCTAGAAACAAATTGATGTAAAAGCGAAAGCCATCAGGACTGACATCTCTACAAAGCAATCCTGCAAGAAAAATGTATCAGCAAGTCATCGAATTAGTATTTGAGTATCCATAGGTGATAGACGATATCATGCCTTTTCCTTCAGCTGCAAGGAGATATTCCTTAGCCATAGCTGGAGCAACCCCCAGAGTCATTGCTGCATCACTGGCACTGATTCCATTTTGTAAGGCCTCCGGTTTCATCATCAAAGACTTAATTCTAGCAAATACCTAAATGAGAAAAGCATGTAAGAATAGCAATAATGCACTGAAAAACAAATACTTAACCATTTACATTAGTCTTGGCAACGGTCCCACGTTAAGACAATGTAAACTAGCTACTCATGCTAATCCCCAACCACAAAATAAGAGATGCAGAAAACCaatattaaaacattaatGCAAGTGGAAACTGTCTTCTGCCTCTTACATTTGTTAGTCATACCAGATCTTTTACCATATttccatttcaaattttttcttcagattttacatatatttgatttgatttgattagtCATCAAACACATGCTTACTAAAGCTTGGAGCTTGATTATTCTGAAACAAAAGTGGGAAGATGGTTCAAAATCAGTTCAAAACATCTGCAGACTTAAGTTGTATTTGctgtatttatatatctaataaaaatagagaattatatatcaataaacaTATAATGGTACAGAGCTCCAAcacattctctctctctgaaaaatttcatttggTTGTCAGGCCCCACAAATGCAGTACGTGAATTAACTACAGCATACAGCATTCGGGAGGAGTATTGAACAACACATGCCAAAATGGAGTTCCTTTAGGCAGGAGATAATGGGTGATTATGCCAAATCATACCCTTCAATACCTCAGCCATCTAAATAGAAGCgatattgaaaaagaaattcaaacatCTTCAGGATTTTAAGTATTCATATGGAGCTAGAGGTCAAGCAAACTCGGCTGTTTGGCGTCATAAGCTTTTTAGAACATATAGCTTCTAAAATAGTAAGAGTGTTTGGTAAAGGTTTTGGAAATATAAGATCCATAAACAGGATGCTAGAATTTTATTAAGCTCCTTTCAAGAGTATTTAACGATACATGCCAAAATGGAGTTCCTTTAGACAGGAGATAATGGGCAATTACGCCAAATCAAACCCTTCAATACCTCAGCCATCTAAACAGGAGTgataatagaaaaagaaatttaaacaTCTTCAGGTATACACATATGGAGCTAGAGGCTCAGGAAAACTCGGGGTGTTAGGGTGGAGttataagctttttaaaacatcttataagaagCTATAGCTTCTAAAGTAGTAAGCGTTCGGTAAAGTTTTTTGGAAATATAAAAGATGCccaaattctttaattttcaagatcttaataaaacctttcaattttgatcatatcaattataaaattataatacctaatattttacaagtaaaatgtatgaataatatcttttaaataggGTTAGCCAAACACCTTGTAAGTTCCACAGTTAAGCAAATCTTATTTGGAACCCAAAGCACTTGAAGATCgatatttgagaaataatgGCTTGCAATGATGGTCAAATATCTTTATAGGTTCCACACTAAATTGATGCATGCATTATTCAACTTCCCTTTCCTCTCCGCTCCATTCTTAATATTAGCTCTGTCCTTGGATACCAGGAATCAGATAAGactgaaaattgatataaatggAAGTACGAAGTAATTCATATGTAAAATAAGTTGTCACAATGGAAATCACCTCTTCATCGCTATGGGTTTTACTCTGGATCACCATGACACCACTATCAAATTTCCGAAGCATAACAGAGctgttgaaataaaagaaacactAGAATTATCAGTTAGAAACAAATGTATTGGAGAAGGATCAAAGCACCAGAGGTCTAAACACATCTTTCATGTTTCCTTTGCTATAATAGAAGCAGAAGAATAACTTTAACATCAAAAGTTACATACACATCAAACTTTTCCCAGAGAGAACATGCTTGGAGTAAATCATCAGGTGAGATCAATTCTGTCGAAAAACAGAGTGCcgtgaaataattaatagaagatctacacaataattaaaatgtaataatgataaagcttcaaacaacaagaataTGTCGACCAAGAAACGATAAACTAATAAGTAAAACCTGTGCCTCGGGCTCGATTGAAAAGGCAATAAATATCTATCAGGTTAATCATTCCTCCAGCTCTCTCTAAAGGTATCTTCACAAAATCTGCCAACTAACCAAAAGATCCTTAGTCACCAGTAGTCAAAGGAAAATGTTTTAACAATTGCACCATACAAGTAAAACCTCGAGTAGCATTATTTCAGAGGACAAAGAAAACGAAAAGAACAAATAGAATGATAAACAAGAAACTCTATCCAGCTGATTTTCCTTGAAATTAAGGGgcaaattacattgacactcCATGAGATTCGGTCTAATTACACAGCCCCtgtaatttacaaaattacaagtgCACTCCTGatattgtttttgtaattacaagtatacCTCTATTTAATGACGAAATCTTATACAAGCACCCTCTGGCGTACATTACACCAGTGCTCAGGGGCACAGTTGCTTAGGACACACGGTGCATCACGGCACAAGGGTGCCCTAGAGCCATGGCCACGGCAAGTCACGGGGCAAAGGTGCCATGGCGCACAACGCAtatttgcataattaaattatatattcaacatTAATATCTTGTAACACTAATACTacataaacaattaaatataaatactagaaattaaattaatcattataaCATAAAGGAAATATGTAAACAACTAATGAAGGATTTTCTCTtccttttctgttttcttttctatttttcttttacacttCCCTGCtgctttcttttaaatttatattccttatttcttttgtttttctccttTATTGTTTCTCCTTTCAaatggaaaaggaaaatatatatatatacatatatgagagagagagagagagacgagCTCTCGTCATTTTCTGAAACCCTAAATCTGCATCGCAGCCGCCACCAATGTCCTAGATCGGCGTCGCCACCAAAACCCTAGCGCCAGCACTGCTTCGCTTACCCCTCACCCCCATCATCTGCTATCTAGCACCCTTCGAGGCGCCTGAACTCTTGCCCCATTATGTGCCTCTTCGCCTCCACCGCTATGCCACACTGCACCCTTAGtatgtttcattcatattttttttcaataagttgtaagtttaatttttaaactttttaataatttaaaatactttaatgttaacttatttatttcctaatacaaaataatgagaaacgggctgtaaatttataaaaattagtccTACCTTTGTAGTTTATTCTGTCCGTAGGACTCCGTACCGCACACATGGAAGTATTAGAGATTTGCTTTCATTTCCATTATAGCAAACAATACCAAACAACTTCAAGAAAAAGTCCCTTCCCCTACACTTTCCACTTCCTCTTTCCTCTCACTAAACCAAACAAAACCTTAAGTTATATGTGTGCAATTTTAAGAACCATAAAGGAAAAACGTAACACCACCTGATGTATTACATATACATTTGCAACAAACATGTGTCTATCTAGTGCAACAATAAATAGGGCCCAAGTCAAGGCCtaaatgcaataaataaaaatatgaaagccTGTCAACTTACTTTATACACTAGGAAGATAAACATCAGTTCATGATTTCTTCTTTATGCATTTACGAATACCTATTGTAGGAAATGTAGCAATATACTCAAGATCGTCCAAGAGATTTAACACTAAATCCAGCTTAAAacatatattcaaattatatgaatGGAGATCATGACTAGACAACATCaagttttcctttctttttttctcaatagAATTATCTATTTACAACAATAATATTTGCGCTTCCCACAACCCCAGAATCTGAAGGGTGACTTCCTTCAATCATTTGATAATAAACTCTTCGATTGTAAGAGATCCTAAAATTctagtatttaatttaaatttaggatATCTACCCAGTTAGAGTAGAGCCAACAAATCATCATTTTCTAGTTGGTGCAAAAAGAACTTTTTATGGATACAATCACTATCTGCCTGTGGTCAGAAACATATGGTGTGATCATTCAATGTGCTGGGAAATGACTCTGTATGATATAATTGAGtcattgattaaataaaatagagccAAATGCTAATTTCTCGAACCATTCTGAAATAGCAAATTATAAAGGAGGTGACacatcaaaaagaaaaagatttgttaTTCTCTTGTGGCTTTCAGTTGCTAGCATTTAGGCAAATCATTAGCTTTCTCCATGAATTGATGAAAGCGCACTGCCGTAGCTTATGCATGAAAACCCTCTAGCTCCTCAACATTCATTCATGTCACAGAATGTGCTCCTAAATGCAGCACCTGTCGTGGTAGTCCGTTTGATCGGCAATTCTTGGTTGCTTATGTTGTTCACAATGGAAAACCAATTACATGTCTTCAGATAGGCAGAAAATGTGTATCAAGGTATAGTTGAAGAACTTCAATTATGCAAAAAGAACTCGGTTTCACATGGAAAAGTAATTTGTCAATCCACCTGTTGATCACACCACTGAGCATCACCTCAATGGAGAAGAGGATGTGACCATTTTTATGGTAGACAACAGGAGGCTCACTCGAATTATAGAATTTGCCTGGAAATACCATGAGGCATATCGGACCTTCAGTTTATGAATAATTCTTGCATGGTGGTTTGTGGTACCTTGACAGTCACGATgccaatataaaattagagtAGCTTTTCTCTTTACCAGTTTTAGCCCTAGGAATAGCTGAAAAAGGGTGTCTAAATTGTTCTTtattgcaaaagaaaaaaaggttgAGAAATATTACTACATTTTTCCTTCCAGCAGCCAAGAAGGACAGATTTGACATTTGGAAATATAGTCTTCCTGACACAGATACCTTGGTCCACGAGCGCACTCGTACAGGGGCACACAAATACAAATGTAGGTTAGGATGAGTGAGATTCCTAGGCCTTGCTGGTGTGGAATGGGCCAGATAAGTTTCTgggtttaaaaatatattgatgtggTCGTGCTGTAGCGTGGTCGGCCACATAGCACATGTAGGATAGAAAACCAAGTTCAGGTGATCCATGCTATGATGGACTATTTGTATTCAGCCTTGTAAGGCTAGTTGTCCTATAATTATTCATGGAATAAGATCTGGAAGGAAAGATGCTTTCGACTATGTGAAATTATCACTTAAGGCCACACTTACTTCATTGGAAATGATTAGGTTAGGATAGATTAATTTGTGATGGAAATTAGGATTAGGTTGATTacagtttaaatttttgtttgcatGGTAACATTAGATAGTCTAAACTATTGACTGTTTAGTTGGGCTCtttactttgaaaaattagaagttTGATAATAACAGGCAAATACCAACCCTTGAATAATGCCAAATTAGTCTACCTCAATTTATTGTGCCATCTTCTTCATCAAAATGGTCTAAGACCAGGATGCTGACTCCATATGCTAACCCAGTTGTGAAGCCCCCCaatgacacacacacacagtaaAGATTCAATTAGGCAAAGCCATGCCTCtgaaacttttttctttatttatttcagtACTTGATTCGACTTCTTTCTGTATTCCCTGGTTATAAGTTATTATTCGTGATGCCCATGTAATAGTAGTTCTTTAGGAAGCAACTCTGAAACTTAGGTACCGTCGTACTGaacaatgaaaaaagaagcaagagaggaaaaaaaaaaaaaagaagaggaagaaggaatgGAGTTATTGTGCTTCGTTTTGTCAAAACTCAAAAAAGTACCTGGCATTATTAAAGAGCTGACatgtatgtaattttaaaaggaaCAAGGGCCATATTGGAGACAGAACACCAAGAGACATGGGAAActtggaaaagaaattaatatcatGATCGCCTAGGCTGGTTCTGATAGCCAATACCAGCCTCATGGGCTGGAGAACAATCATGGCACAATCCGAATTTATGCCGGGCCGAAAGGTTAATCCTGGGCTTCACCAAATTgaagtaaacaaaaaattaggcCTACGGTCTATAACTAATTTGGTGACAGCTTTTATGCCAGGCCGAAAGCTTTTACTACAAAttgaattaacaaatttatgcCGGGCCAACAGCTTTAACCAACTGTTTGGGATATCAAGCCCAATACCTCAAAGTAAAGGTGGCCTAAGAGAGGCAAGGAAACTGATGGACTATAAATATCTGTCAAACCTAATGAAggtattcatttttaaatttcccAGCATTGGAGATTTCTTTCCTGAGAGTATCACACAGGTTCAAATTTAAGCATTTAAAGATTTTTTCTGGGAAAATCCCAGAGTACTAAACCACTTGGAGTTCCAAGATTTGTGTGGTTAAAGGAGGGTTTTTTGTGTTGACTCCCAACAAATATGGAGTGAGATTGACcaacaaatcatatttaaatcAGAGAAAACTATAATTCTATGATAAGGTGGATTTGGCACAACTCTGCTGCTGCAAGATTCACTGTCTGTGCATTTTATCACAAAGCGGTTGAAACTAATATTTCTCTGCTCCATTGTAGGTAGAAGGTCAAATATTCATATTGATAGCCTAAGGTCTTGTGATTCGATAGTAGAAGTCTTGTGTCAATGATAATTTAAGTAATCTCCATCAGCTTTCCTTTCTTCTGCATACGTCTGCATTTAGTGGCTGTGCCACAATTAGTATGAGATACTGATGTTGGATTGTGTGAAGTGTGAACTTACTTGATTCTTATTTAGTGAAACAGtcctcctctttctttttcattcttttcctcttcttctcctcATCACTTGAATGCTTCATCAGCATCCACAATCAAAGCTCTATAGTCACCCAGGCTATTTCCTACTCTTTAGTAAATAAGTCACACTCCATTAGCCCATTATTAACAAATTGAGCTACACAAATGCACATTTCTCAACTTTCATTTTTCAGACCTTTTAATATCTCAAAAACTATCTTGTACAATTCAAGATAATGAAACACCGACAAAGCTCTACTTATACTATTGTATATCCACAGTTTTCTTAAACCCCACAGagagtttaaattaataatgtagtTCTTTAAACAACACTTCTCCATCTGCAAGAAATGGTTCTATAAgccttaattttataaggcagttttttacaattatgttTCTTCTGAAAACATCTCTGATTAGATTCTTTCAgacataattttaatactcCGTAATGAGAAGTCTTAAACTGGTACTTGGAGTTGATAACACCTAGTTTATAGGATAGATTgaagaaacataaatatacCATTAGGATTTAGGCAGAAGGGTTTAGCATCAATTGATTAACAAGCATTCCAGTTTAAAACTATTGGCTAATATGAAATACAAAATGTGGAAAGCTTAGAACATGGCTTTAAGCTTGCCATGCTAAAATAGTAAGAAAATTCACATTCTTATGGCCACTAGGTCAATTATCTATAGCATTATATGTGGAAGTGGGAGAAATCTAttatgaaacaaaattaatgatgatcATAGGTTTACTATTGAGAAAGAAGAATTCTCTACAAAATTCTATGAAGTAACTATTTTGACCAAATGTCAAAGTGCAACTAGTACATATAATTTCCATTATAAAAACATGATTATCATTCATTTCAAAACatcttcaaaacaaaaaaaagaaaaggtaattaataaaacataccTGACGAGATAGCTGTTGATGATACAAAGCACCGGCAGACTCCTTTGTAACAGGGGATACAATACCAACACTCAACAACCAATCTTGCATTTCTTCCTTAGTACCCATCTCATCATCATTCGCCCCACTAGTTTGATTATTTGAGCCTGAAAGCAGCTTTAATCTCATCTTCTCAGCTAGCATCACCATCTCCTTTGCCTTGctctattttttaacatgAGAGATGCAGAAAAGCGTATTGCGGAAGAAAGTAAAAAcatccttaaattttttaagtaaagaACTTAGTATTTCAGATCAACAAATCATTGTCTTTCAGTTTGATACCATTAATTGGTATTGGAAATGTAGATACCAATTACAGCAAACAGTGATAGTTTCTCTTTTCAGTTGTGAACAGTTTCTTTTGGACATAAGCCTGCTCTATAAAGTACGCATCAAAAACCCACAAAGCTTGGCATTCATCTAACTGCTGCTTCCCCATAAGTAGACCATAACAAGCTATACTTTAAACAAGATTAATAATATGAACACTTCATACACATCTGTGTGTCACTCATCTTCAGCCGTCAAACATACTAACATATTATTGCTACTTGAAAGGTACTCTtggtaataaatttattacttcATCACCCTTCTTCTGCTTTAAAATGATATCTTGAAATTGTACTTGAACTTCATCACATACTAATGCCAGCGCTAGTCACTGACTACATAGTGGAACAACATAACTGTGTTTTATTTACGTTTCATGCAGGGAAAATATTACTTAAGGAGATATCTTTTGCCATGATCTCCCAACTTTCAATCAGATTGTTGATATCTTTAAAAAAGGATAACCACTTAGCAATTTCATCACTTCAAGTCCAATCTTTCAATGTCATAAATGTCCAATATTGAGTAGTGAGCTACACTGGCATATTTAGCTAGTCAAGCATAGAGTTAATCTTAGACAATGAACTTGATACGAGCATGGATGGCCATAACACACTTACAGACCATGAGAGCATTCAAATCCTGAAAAGCATCCTGCAAGCTCTTGTCAGTACTCTCCCACATTTCCTGCTCCTTCCTCAATATACCCGCCACCCCCACCACCGGTGCTCGCAATGCTAACGACCCGGAAGTTGATCCAGCACCATCCTCCGAACGCGAGCCTGACTCCGACCCGCTTGCCTCCCAGGCCCTTCCTCTCCATGCGTCCcaaaatttacccaaaaacGAATCTGGGTCAGTTTTCCCTCTAACTATCAACGTGATCACCACAGACTTTGGTCCGCCACTCACAGCGACCCTCCCCTCGGGGGTTGCAGAAACCTGGAACCTTATCCTGGGACTGTGAAACATGGATTTGATGGATTTCATGGGGGAGAAAATGTGTTGGACTGCTGACAGAGGGACAAAAGCAGAAGTTTCTGTTCGAGTGGTGGTTTCCGGTGGGAGCCAGAGGAGGCGGTGAGTTGTGAGGATGAGAAGGCCGGATTTGAAGTGGGGGAAGGTGGGATTGTCCTCTGATAGAAGGTCAACGGCGGATAGGAGGGAGCACTCCACCTCTCCAGATTTTAACACGGGGCGGCCGCTTGCCG comes from Sesamum indicum cultivar Zhongzhi No. 13 linkage group LG10, S_indicum_v1.0, whole genome shotgun sequence and encodes:
- the LOC105172297 gene encoding vacuolar protein sorting-associated protein 36 isoform X1, whose amino-acid sequence is MAEEFLPAAELTASGRPVLKSGEVECSLLSAVDLLSEDNPTFPHFKSGLLILTTHRLLWLPPETTTRTETSAFVPLSAVQHIFSPMKSIKSMFHSPRIRFQVSATPEGRVAVSGGPKSVVITLIVRGKTDPDSFLGKFWDAWRGRAWEASGSESGSRSEDGAGSTSGSLALRAPVVGVAGILRKEQEMWESTDKSLQDAFQDLNALMSKAKEMVMLAEKMRLKLLSGSNNQTSGANDDEMGTKEEMQDWLLSVGIVSPVTKESAGALYHQQLSRQLADFVKIPLERAGGMINLIDIYCLFNRARGTELISPDDLLQACSLWEKFDVSVMLRKFDSGVMVIQSKTHSDEEVFARIKSLMMKPEALQNGISASDAAMTLGVAPAMAKEYLLAAEGKGLLCRDVSPDGFRFYINLFLELNSDDIYFVKDHSRYSTWIGAVSTSS
- the LOC105172297 gene encoding vacuolar protein sorting-associated protein 36 isoform X4, which translates into the protein MAEEFLPAAELTASGRPVLKSGEVECSLLSAVDLLSEDNPTFPHFKSGLLILTTHRLLWLPPETTTRTETSAFVPLSAVQHIFSPMKSIKSMFHSPRIRFQVSATPEGRVAVSGGPKSVVITLIVRGKTDPDSFLGKFWDAWRGRAWEASGSESGSRSEDGAGSTSGSLALRAPVVGVAGILRKEQEMWESTDKSLQDAFQDLNALMLLSGSNNQTSGANDDEMGTKEEMQDWLLSVGIVSPVTKESAGALYHQQLSRQLADFVKIPLERAGGMINLIDIYCLFNRARGTELISPDDLLQACSLWEKFDVSVMLRKFDSGVMVIQSKTHSDEEVFARIKSLMMKPEALQNGISASDAAMTLGVAPAMAKEYLLAAEGKGLLCRDVSPDGFRFYINLFLELNSDDIYFVKDHSRYSTWIGAVSTSS
- the LOC105172297 gene encoding vacuolar protein sorting-associated protein 36 isoform X5, with amino-acid sequence MAEEFLPAAELTASGRPVLKSGEVECSLLSAVDLLSEDNPTFPHFKSGLLILTTHRLLWLPPETTTRTETSAFVPLSAVQHIFSPMKSIKSMFHSPRIRFQVSATPEGRVAVSGGPKSVVITLIVRGKTDPDSFLGKFWDAWRGRAWEASGSESGSRSEDGAGSTSGSLALRAPVVGVAGILRKEQEMWESTDKSLQDAFQDLNALMVCSNNQTSGANDDEMGTKEEMQDWLLSVGIVSPVTKESAGALYHQQLSRQLADFVKIPLERAGGMINLIDIYCLFNRARGTELISPDDLLQACSLWEKFDVSVMLRKFDSGVMVIQSKTHSDEEVFARIKSLMMKPEALQNGISASDAAMTLGVAPAMAKEYLLAAEGKGLLCRDVSPDGFRFYINLFLELNSDDIYFVKDHSRYSTWIGAVSTSS
- the LOC105172297 gene encoding vacuolar protein sorting-associated protein 36 isoform X2; this translates as MAEEFLPAAELTASGRPVLKSGEVECSLLSAVDLLSEDNPTFPHFKSGLLILTTHRLLWLPPETTTRTETSAFVPLSAVQHIFSPMKSIKSMFHSPRIRFQVSATPEGRVAVSGGPKSVVITLIVRGKTDPDSFLGKFWDAWRGRAWEASGSESGSRSEDGAGSTSGSLALRAPVVGVAGILRKEQEMWESTDKSLQDAFQDLNALMSKAKEMVMLAEKMRLKLLSGSNNQTSGANDDEMGTKEEMQDWLLSVGIVSPVTKESAGALYHQQLSRQLADFVKIPLERAGGMINLIDIYCLFNRARGTELISPDDLLQACSLWEKFDVSVMLRKFDSGVMVIQSKTHSDEEVFARIKSLMMKPEALQNGISASDAAMTLGVAPAMAKEYLLAAEGKGLLCRDVSPDGFRFYINLFLELNSDDIYFVKDHSRYSTWIGAVSTR
- the LOC105172297 gene encoding vacuolar protein sorting-associated protein 36 isoform X3 translates to MAEEFLPAAELTASGRPVLKSGEVECSLLSAVDLLSEDNPTFPHFKSGLLILTTHRLLWLPPETTTRTETSAFVPLSAVQHIFSPMKSIKSMFHSPRIRFQVSATPEGRVAVSGGPKSVVITLIVRGKTDPDSFLGKFWDAWRGRAWEASGSESGSRSEDGAGSTSGSLALRAPVVGVAGILRKEQEMWESTDKSLQDAFQDLNALMSKAKEMVMLAEKMRLKLLSGSNNQTSGANDDEMGTKEEMQDWLLSVGIVSPVTKESAGALYHQQLSRQLADFVKIPLERAGGMINLIDIYCLFNRARGTELISPDDLLQACSLWEKFDVSVMLRKFDSGVMVIQSKTHSDEEVFARIKSLMMKPEALQNGISASDAAMTLGVAPAMAKEYLLAAEGKGLLCRDVSPDGFRFYINLFLELNSDDIYFVKDHSRYSTWIGAVSTR